Proteins encoded in a region of the Planococcus citri chromosome 1, ihPlaCitr1.1, whole genome shotgun sequence genome:
- the LOC135831924 gene encoding peroxisomal ATPase PEX6-like: MEKMETISLQESQFQRIISNIKSTDEILDENVTLLCSCLPSELIETKSIEWILVSTKTEVKNFFYRKVVADCDITYRHCFILTNTNLFNLNVCSPSQVKPALNYELVIRSALQFAPLFATDMKIAMIDSYHKVDYSIIDNCLKNYFMKSRYLHIGDLICINVCQMLPEASYNDSKNVDDFLYFKVEDIKGCPYTTYEPGVNYGYYVSVKCTTLHQVNTAQCFVPMCDKTIPRGFGLSDELCSLIPDGMNTIYNELEELILPFLLMKNEDVKLFPVFLFSGKNGSGKSTLLNVLTKKQGIHYWSENCISIQNSNPAQTESMMNNIFTKIISLSPCILHFRNVEALCEDESNNKDDRTIDCFIKNIKSLQSRYPVIIFCTTSQESKLVPSLQRVFLQTVKIEKLIHTQRLSLLTWILKKENIETENLDKVVSASSNFVFSDLIQLISRATRIAYRNVISSNQEFIDDKKDILRLDHFLEALNKMNETYADAIGAPDVPNVSWDDIGGLSHLKEEILSSLLKPVLRNGLRRSGLLLYGPPGTGKTLLAKAVATECNYNFLSIKGPELLNMYVGQSEKNIREVFSRARESAPCVVFFDELDSLAPKRGQSGGSGSVMDRVVSQLLAEMDGIQKSQNIFILAATNRPDLIDSALLRPGRLGKMLFVGKCKDTESKLAVLKALTRKFKFTSEVKLEEIVVLLSDSSELTGADLYGICSNAWLSAARRHIKYSQTDGDTNLENDVSVCSDDLIKAISQFKIEDLNSD; this comes from the exons atggaaaaaatggaaactatAAGCCTGCAGGAATCACAATTTCAACGTATCATCAGTAACATTAAAAGCACTGATGAAATATTAGATGAAAATGTTACTCTTTTATGCAGTTGTCTTCCCTCTGAACTGATTGAAACCAAGAGTATTGAATGGATTTTAGTATCCACCAAAACAGaagtcaaaaatttcttttaccGGAAAGTTGTTGCAGATTGTGATATTACATATAGACATTGTTTCATACTTACCAATaccaatttattcaatttaaatgtTTGCTCTCCATCTCAAGTTAAACCAGCTCTGAATTACGAGTTGGTGATTCGCAGTGCATTGCAATTCGCGCCTCTATTCGCTACTGATATGAAAATTGCCATGATCGATTCATATCATAAAGTTGATTATTCAATAATTgacaattgtttgaaaaattattttatgaaatcaaGATATCTTCATATCGGCGACCTCATTTGCATAAACGTCTGTCAAATGCTTCCAGAAGCATCTTATAATGATTCTAAAAACGTGGATGATTTCTTATACTTCAAAGTTGAGGATATAAAAGGATGTCCGTATACCACTTATGAACCTGGAGTCAATTACGGTTATTATGTCAGTGTTAAATGTACTACGCTTCACCAAGTGAATACCGCTCAATGTTTCGTTCCCATGTGTGATAAAACAATTCCTCGTGGTTTTGGATTGTCCGACGAACTATGTTCCTTGATTCCTGATGGTATGAATACGATATATAATGAGTTGGAAGAATTGATTTTACCATTTCTGCTGATGAAAAATGAag ATGTGAAACTATTTCCTGTATTTTTATTCAGTGGGAAAAATGGATCCGGTAAATCCACACTACTAAATGTCTTGACTAAAAAACAAGGAATTCATTACTGGTCAGAAAATTGCATATCAATTCAGAATAGTAATCCAGCTCAAACCGAATCTATgatgaataatattttcaccaaaatcatAAGTTTGTCGCCGTGCATTCTACATTTTCGAAATGTGGAG GCACTTTGCGAAGATGAATCGAACAATAAAGACGACCGTACTATTGactgttttattaaaaatattaagtCACTTCAGTCGCGTTACCCTGTCATAATATTTTGTACAACTTCTCAGGAATCTAAACTTGTTCCGTCCTTACAACGTGTATTCTTACAAAccgtaaaaatagaaaaattaattcatactCAAAGACTTTCACTGCTgacttggattttaaaaaaggagaatattgaaactgaaaatttggataaagtGGTTTCTGCCTCATCAAATTTCGTGTTCTCTGATTTAATTCAATTGATTTCCAGAGCAACAAG aattgCGTATCGAAATGTCATTAGTTCCAATCAGGAATTCATCGATGATAAAAAGGATATTCTTCGTCTGGATCATTTTCTCGAAGCACTGA ataaaatgaatgaaacttATGCTGATGCTATCGGGGCTCCTGATGTTCCGAATGTTTCCTGGGATGATATCGGCGGTTTATCTCATTTAAAAGAAGAAATATTGTCGTCACTTTTGAAACCTGTTCTACGCAATGGTTTACGCCGTTCTG GATTATTACTTTATGGTCCTCCCGGAACTGGCAAAACGTTACTAGCCAAAGCTGTTGCTACTGAATGCAATTACAACTTTCTATCAATTAAAGGACCAGAGTTGTTGAACATGTACGTTggacaaagtgaaaaaaatattcgagaag tgtttTCAAGAGCTCGTGAATCAGCTCCTTGCGTGGTATTCTTTGATGAATTGGATTCTTTGGCACCAAAAAGAGGCCAGAGTGGTGGTTCTGGAAGTGTCATGGACAG GGTGGTATCTCAATTATTGGCTGAAATGGATGGAATTCAAAAAAGCCAGAATATTTTCATACTAGCTGCTACTAACAGACCAGATCTCATTGATTCGGCTTTACTTCGACCTGGAAG attagGTAAAATGTTATTTGTTGGGAAATGCAAAGATACAGAAAGTAAATTAGCTGTTTTAAAAGCTTTGACAAGAAA GTTTAAATTCACCTCCGAAGTCAAATTGGAAGAAATAGTTGTACTATTGTCAGACTCGAGTGAATTAACTGGAGCTGATTTATACGGTATTTGCTCGAATGCCTGGTTGAGTGCAGCTCGTCGTCACATAAAATATTCGCAAACCGATG gtgatacaaatttagaaaatgatgTATCCGTCTGCAGCGACGATTTGATCAAAGCTATTTcgcaattcaaaattgaagacttgAACTCAGATTAA
- the LOC135831927 gene encoding uncharacterized protein LOC135831927, translating to MENKKLTIVKVYRATEEDWRNPNIYIDTDPSDTSSNESEDESTNKFCSPLNACKEVSRVENSMKRDEKQFPVGDVAEIIEPETLSAKNSDSFHGFTNVPELRNSSCNSNGYSRRMRSFYNRDRQHNSHSQKEYPKQYRKEQKTYSMSNDVKQQIADLENRLHALESKYQDLHNSTAANLDEMKKSLNLVDEKLASDTSNKFSYLQHMDSSELEKVGSVIDEMKIAIDYYRELKKHAQQIDKKRESNASHSAKCTFEHIPPHSDFILDEGNRAIVYVKSKIFKVGKNPKAAFGIWWSVGHKGNTSRVIDDISVATDEDDVNLHAFICVMETAIRFKVQRLCVITDTKYIINRMIGAKSQKDNNGSQWKILSTHPTDLQNLFYYACDMTTWFYDIKWSYVDQPSKLPGMVDALELINNPQCN from the exons AtggaaaacaaaaagttgaccATTGTAAAAGTTTACCGAGCGACGGAAGAAGATTGGAGAAATCCCAACATATATATCGATACCGATCCCAGTGATACGTCTTCTAACGAGTCCGAAGATGAATCTACCAATAAATTTTGTAGCCCATTGAATGCGTGCAAGGAAGTCTCTCGTGTAGAGAATTCTATGAAACGCGATGAAAAACAATTTCCGGTTGGAGATGTTGCTGAGATTATAGAACCTGAAACGTTATCTGCGAAGAATTCGGATTCTTTTCATGGATTTACGAACGTTCCTGAGCTACGGAATTCGTCTTGTAATTCAAATG GTTATTCTAGAAGAATGAGGTCTTTTTACAATCGTGATCGCCAGCACAATTCGCATTCGCAAAAGGAATATCCTAAACAATATCGAAAAGAGCAGAAGACGTATTCCATGTCAAACGATGTTAAACAACAAATCGCTGATTTAGAAAATAGATTACATGCGTTGGAGAGCAAATACCAAGATTTGCATAACTCAACTGCTGCTAATTTGGATGAAATGAAAAAGAGTTTAAATCTTGTAGATGAGAAACTTGCGAGTGATACTTCTAATAAGTTTAGTTACTTGCAGCATATGGATTCTTCAGAATTGGAGAAGGTCGGAAGCGTtatcgatgaaatgaaaatcgcAATCGACTATTACAGAGAGTTAAAAAAGCATGCTCAGCAGATCGACAAAAAAAGAGAATCGAACGCGAGTCATTCGGCAAAATGCACTTTTGAACATATTCCTCCGCATTCTGATTTCATATTAGATGAAGGTAATCGCGCTATTGTTTACGtcaagtcgaaaattttcaaagtaggaAAAAACCCTAAAGCAGCATTTGGTATTTGGTGGTCGGTTGGACATAAGGGAAATACGTCTCGCGTAATCGATGATATCTCGGTGGCGACGGATGAAGATGATGTTAATCTGCATGCATTCATATGCGTTATGGAAACTGCTATTCGTTTTAAGGTGCAGCGTTTGTGTGTTATCACTGATACAAAATACATCATCAACAGAATGATCGGCGCAAAATCTCAGAAAGATAATAATGGATCACAATGGAAAATTCTTTCTACTCATCCAAcagatttacaaaatttgttttattatgCATGCGACATGACGACATGGTTCTATGATATCAAGTGGTCTTATGTTGATCAACCGTCGAAACTGCCTGGTATGGTAGATGCGTTGGAGCTGATTAATAATCCTCAATGTAATTAG